The sequence below is a genomic window from Methanobrevibacter sp..
ATATTATTTTATTAAATTGATCATTTAATAAACGTGAAATTTGTTGATTTTTGTTCCATACAAAAATCATAAAACAACAATAATTTTAAAGTTTTTAGAATTTTCAAGTTAAATTGATTTTTGTTCCATACAACACTCAAAAGCACATAAAAATCCTATGAATTATTGTTTATTTAATATATTTAATTGTCGATAATATAAATGTTTTGGATTTTTTCAAGTAAACTTGAATTTATAAAAATAAGGTAAGTGAAAAAATCACCCACCTATGTGTTTATTTATCTATCTATTTTGCTGGGGTGATGACAGTTCTTTCACCTGCAGGTTCGAACTCTCTTAATGCACCTTTAGCAAATTCTGCACGTACTTGACTGAAGTCGAATACTAAGTTTTTGTCAGCAAATGCGATTTTGATTAATGGGTTGAAAGCCCAAGCGTCTCCACGAGCTGCGTGAGGAGCTTGTGCGATACCAGCGTATTCACCTTGGTGACCTACGTTCATTGCGTAGTTAGGATAGTTTGGTCCTCTCATTTCGAGTGGTAAACCTTCATCGTTTCTGATAGAGAATACGTTAGCAGCACCACATTGATCTTGTAAATCGTATCCGTAGAATCCTAATCTGGAGTGTTGTTCTTTGTGTAAGTACATACCTAAGTACCATGCACTTAAACCAGTTTGTGCATTACCAGTAGCGAATGCAGTGGAACAACCAGCAGCTGCGGAAATAACGGAAGCTCTTTGAGATCCACCGAAGTGGGTTTCAAGTAAAGCTGGGTACTCTTCGTATTGGTCTAATGCATAGAATGCTACTTCAGTACCAACATCTAAAACAGTATCCATGTTATTAGGTGCAGCACATAATTCACCGTATTTGTCTTCTACGTAATCTTTACCGTAGTAGGTAAAGTCATCTAATACATCGTCAGTGTATGCAGCAGTTGCATATTGAGTGAAACCTACACCACCAGACATGTAAGAACCTAACCAGATTTGGTCGTATAATGCTGCACCTAAAGCTACTACTTCTAAGGAAGTTGCTACAGGGTCGTCAGCATGTACTCTGGAAGCTTGACAAATATCTGCCATAAATCCGAATGGAACTCCACCAAGTTCGTTTTCTGCTCTTGCTCTTCTTACAGGTAAGTAAGTACCCATGTGGATAACTTCTGCGTGTTTGGATGCGTATGCGAAGTCACCAGTAGCTCCTTCACCAGCACATTGGTT
It includes:
- the mcrA gene encoding coenzyme-B sulfoethylthiotransferase subunit alpha — protein: MADKKFIDAMKQKFSEDPTEKTTQFYNMGGWTQSERKTAFVNEGKEIAEKRGIPMYNPDIGTPLGQRALMSYKLSTTDTYVEGDDLHFINNAAIQQAWDDIRRTVIVGLNTAHNVLEKRLGIEVTPETITNYLETVNHAMPGAAVVQEHMVETDPLVVQDSYVKVFTGDDELADEIDSAFVLDINKEFPEEQAEALKAEVGGAVWQAVRIPSIVGRVCDGGTTSRWSAMQIGMSMISAYNQCAGEGATGDFAYASKHAEVIHMGTYLPVRRARAENELGGVPFGFMADICQASRVHADDPVATSLEVVALGAALYDQIWLGSYMSGGVGFTQYATAAYTDDVLDDFTYYGKDYVEDKYGELCAAPNNMDTVLDVGTEVAFYALDQYEEYPALLETHFGGSQRASVISAAAGCSTAFATGNAQTGLSAWYLGMYLHKEQHSRLGFYGYDLQDQCGAANVFSIRNDEGLPLEMRGPNYPNYAMNVGHQGEYAGIAQAPHAARGDAWAFNPLIKIAFADKNLVFDFSQVRAEFAKGALREFEPAGERTVITPAK